From one Coffea eugenioides isolate CCC68of chromosome 11, Ceug_1.0, whole genome shotgun sequence genomic stretch:
- the LOC113752212 gene encoding uncharacterized protein LOC113752212 yields the protein MDQLTNMYRNVEVQLGQIANAVNNRNQGDLPSKTEVNPREHVKAITLRSGKEVGELPVVESERKYERKENKQLSNLGDDNKTIEGKEKVEECEPQIKETTPIPPPVPFPQRLKPSRNDKEFDKFVNIFKQLHINIPFVDAILQISSYTKFLKEIMTKKRKLVDSETIALTEECSAIIQNKLPPKLKDPGSFTVPCTIGNVEFSKALCDLGASVSLIPLTVARQLGLKELKRTNISLQLADRSIRHPMGILENMLIKVQKFIIPVDFVVLDMEEDGNVPIILGRPFLSTAGTIIDVKRGKFKFQIGEEKVEFDLSKMEKYPFFTDHVYSVDICDELVLEMSQVNLDNDSLELCLNGVGLKENKLKK from the coding sequence ATGGACCAACTCACCAATATGTATAGAAATGTAGAGGTCCAATTAGGCCAAATCGCTAATGCGGTTAACAATCGAAATCAAGGGGATTTACCTAGCAAGACAGAAGTGAACCCAAGGGAGCATGTGAAGGCCATAACCCTCAGAAGTGGTAAAGAAGTAGGTGAACTACCTGTAGTtgaaagtgagagaaaatatgaaagaaaagaaaacaagcagTTGAGCAATTTGGGAGATGATAACAAGACAATTGAAGGGAAAGAAAAGGTGGAAGAGTGTGAGCCgcaaataaaagaaacaacaCCAATTCCTCCACCGGTGCCATTTCCTCAAAGAttgaaaccttcgagaaatgATAAAGAATTTGACAAGTTTGTCAATATTTTCAAACAATTACatattaacattccttttgttgatgctattttgcagatttCTTCATACACAAAGTTTCTCAAGGAGATAATGACTAAGAAAAGAAAGTTAGTAGATAGCGAGACAATTGCATTAACGGAAGAATGTAGTGCCATCATACAAAACAAATTGCCACCAAAGTTGAAAGATCCAGGGAGTTTCACAGTTCCTTGCACTATTGGTAATGTAGAATTCTCTAAAGCACTTTGTGACCTGGGTGCGAGTGTGTCATTGATCCCTTTAACTGTAGCTAGGCAATTGGGGTTGAAAGAGTTAAAGCGTACTAACATCTCCTTGCAATTGGCTGACAGGTCTATTAGACATCCAATGGGCATTTTGGAAAATATGCTTAttaaagtgcagaaattcattATTCCTGTCGACTTTGTTGTTTTAGATATGGAGGAAGATGGTAATGTACCTATTATACTTGGTAGACCATTTCTGTCCACTGCAGGTACAATAATAGATGTTAAACGAGGTAAGTTCAAGTTTCAAATTGGTGAAGAGAAAGTAGAATTTGATTTGAGTAAAATGGAGAAATATCCCTTTTTTACTGACCATGTTTATTCTGTTGACATATGTGATGAATTGGTATTAGAGATGAGTCAAGTTAATCTTGATAATGATTCTCTTGAACTTTGTCTTAATGGTGTAGGCTTAAAAGAGAACAAGTTGAAGAAATGA